One genomic region from Sphingobacterium sp. UGAL515B_05 encodes:
- a CDS encoding thioesterase family protein, translated as MENIFYQGQIIWAQIDANRHMRHSAYADICAQARSNMLNKMGFSLDKFAEFHIGPILFREELIYSKEVHLDEYVQVKVELTKYNKTNSRFSFIHQVFRNDGVLCCTVNVDGAWLDLQKRKLTKLPEEMEPYLARIPRSENYAETE; from the coding sequence ATGGAGAATATATTTTATCAAGGTCAAATTATATGGGCGCAGATCGATGCAAATAGACATATGCGGCATTCTGCTTACGCAGACATCTGCGCTCAGGCCCGTAGTAATATGCTGAACAAAATGGGCTTTTCACTGGATAAATTTGCCGAATTTCATATCGGTCCGATTTTATTCAGGGAAGAACTCATCTATTCTAAAGAAGTACATTTGGATGAATATGTACAGGTAAAAGTAGAACTTACGAAATACAACAAAACAAATAGTCGTTTTTCATTTATACATCAGGTTTTTCGTAATGACGGAGTTTTGTGCTGTACCGTTAACGTCGATGGAGCCTGGCTGGACCTTCAAAAGCGAAAATTAACCAAATTACCGGAAGAGATGGAGCCTTATCTCGCCAGAATTCCCCGATCTGAAAACTATGCGGAAACTGAATAG
- a CDS encoding sigma-70 family RNA polymerase sigma factor has protein sequence MNRSEIEFLRLIDENKGILVKVSRMYMDDHEGRQDLYQEIVYQLWKSYATFKQQSKFSTWMYRVALNTAMVFLKKEKKHQIYDVLEEGHDFAEEAYDTDKDEQLKVFYQAVQELNAIEKALIFLFLEGQSHREIAENLGISEVNARVKLNRTKERIQQIIKKYKYEF, from the coding sequence GTGAACCGATCGGAAATAGAATTTCTTCGACTGATTGACGAGAATAAAGGTATTCTCGTTAAGGTGAGCCGTATGTATATGGATGACCACGAGGGGCGGCAAGACCTGTATCAGGAGATCGTGTATCAGCTATGGAAATCCTATGCGACATTTAAGCAACAGAGTAAATTTTCGACCTGGATGTACCGTGTTGCTCTCAATACCGCAATGGTATTTTTAAAGAAAGAAAAGAAGCATCAGATTTATGATGTTTTAGAGGAGGGACATGATTTTGCAGAAGAAGCCTACGACACCGATAAAGATGAGCAACTGAAAGTTTTCTATCAGGCTGTTCAAGAGCTGAATGCAATAGAAAAAGCCCTGATCTTTTTGTTTTTGGAAGGTCAGAGCCATCGCGAGATTGCGGAGAATCTGGGTATATCGGAAGTCAATGCTCGCGTAAAATTAAACCGCACGAAGGAGCGAATTCAACAAATCATTAAAAAATACAAGTATGAATTTTGA
- a CDS encoding ABC1 kinase family protein, which translates to MYNPTKKLQRSSQILSILAKYGFKDAIARLPWKGSRTSIEHSVDVDEISVYARIRMALEELGPAFIKLGQSASTREGLLPKELVDELKRLEDNVPPFEVDINSYLTEELNLDIDAHFQEIAVEPFAAASIAQVYRATLKDGTQTVLKVRRPGIDEVMRCDLALMRDIAKILTMYNDVLENLNLLLIVESFATTMQEEMSLVIERHNIERFTKNFKGNKLIKVPRVFPELSSDRVLCMEYLDGFKVTDADEIKRRGMDVQTLVKNGINLYLEQVIIHGFFHGDPHPGNMMVMPDGRIAFLDFGNMGKLLGIDRRQLEEFIQSAISEDAVRLADVIEDVAVVSHIPDRNRFERSLYEIFDMIDNVSLGDLSLDLLFNKLWNIIGDNRLYFPEYIYQLMRGISLMEGIGRQLYPDLNIMESIKPFARRIMMERLSPEAIFKKGKHKVESFARDVEKLPEDMRALVRLFRTGNFTLNHRLISARSFNAILRKGVNRIVIGIMFMSLNLLGGMIIVARVEPQWWGIPIFAWICLGSAWVFAVYLFIAMIRAKDND; encoded by the coding sequence ATGTATAATCCGACAAAGAAGTTGCAGCGTAGTTCCCAGATCTTAAGTATATTGGCCAAGTATGGTTTTAAAGATGCAATCGCTCGATTGCCGTGGAAGGGGTCACGAACTTCGATAGAACATTCTGTTGATGTTGATGAGATTAGTGTCTATGCCCGTATTCGCATGGCACTCGAGGAGCTCGGTCCTGCTTTTATCAAGCTAGGCCAGTCTGCTTCGACGCGGGAAGGGTTGTTGCCCAAAGAACTTGTGGATGAACTGAAGCGTCTGGAGGATAATGTTCCACCCTTCGAAGTGGACATTAACTCTTATCTCACTGAGGAATTGAACTTGGATATTGACGCACATTTTCAGGAGATTGCTGTCGAACCTTTTGCGGCAGCATCAATAGCACAGGTGTATCGCGCAACCTTAAAAGATGGAACCCAAACGGTTTTAAAAGTCCGGCGTCCCGGCATCGATGAGGTTATGCGCTGTGATCTGGCGCTCATGCGTGATATTGCCAAAATCCTAACCATGTACAATGACGTACTGGAAAACCTTAATCTGCTGCTGATTGTTGAATCTTTCGCTACGACCATGCAGGAAGAAATGTCTCTGGTGATTGAGCGGCATAACATCGAACGCTTCACGAAGAACTTTAAAGGAAACAAACTGATAAAGGTACCCCGTGTTTTTCCTGAACTCTCCTCGGACCGTGTTCTTTGCATGGAATATCTTGATGGTTTCAAGGTAACTGATGCCGATGAAATTAAGCGCCGGGGAATGGATGTCCAAACGCTGGTAAAAAATGGGATCAATTTATACCTTGAGCAAGTGATTATTCATGGTTTCTTTCATGGTGATCCGCATCCCGGCAATATGATGGTGATGCCGGATGGACGGATTGCTTTTTTAGATTTCGGAAATATGGGTAAATTATTGGGGATAGACCGTAGGCAGCTTGAAGAATTTATTCAATCGGCTATTTCCGAAGATGCTGTCCGGCTTGCTGACGTGATTGAAGACGTTGCCGTGGTGAGTCATATTCCGGATCGAAACCGATTTGAAAGATCCCTATATGAGATTTTCGATATGATTGATAATGTGTCTCTCGGGGATCTGAGTTTAGATTTATTGTTCAATAAACTGTGGAACATTATTGGTGACAACCGCTTGTATTTTCCGGAATATATCTATCAGTTAATGCGGGGTATTTCGTTGATGGAAGGTATTGGACGCCAGTTATATCCCGATCTCAATATTATGGAAAGTATCAAGCCTTTTGCACGAAGGATTATGATGGAGCGGCTCTCTCCAGAGGCAATCTTCAAAAAAGGAAAACATAAAGTTGAATCTTTTGCCCGTGATGTCGAAAAACTCCCCGAAGATATGCGCGCCCTTGTGCGTTTATTTCGAACAGGAAATTTTACACTCAACCATCGTCTAATCAGTGCGCGATCTTTTAATGCCATTTTACGCAAAGGGGTCAATCGTATTGTCATCGGTATTATGTTTATGTCACTCAATTTACTGGGCGGAATGATTATCGTTGCAAGGGTAGAACCGCAGTGGTGGGGAATTCCCATTTTTGCCTGGATATGCCTAGGCTCAGCATGGGTCTTTGCGGTATATTTATTTATCGCGATGATTCGGGCAAAAGACAACGATTAG
- a CDS encoding SDR family oxidoreductase, whose protein sequence is MEINLNGKKALIGASSAGIGAGIAQVLASCGVSVTLASRHEEKLQRTCESLDTSKGQVHQYILVDYNDHEAYKKQIAHYFESNKVDILINNSNGPQAGTIDQKNLADYQHAFELLFQNHCYTTSCAHPYMLANRYGRIINVSSSTVKEPVSNLVLSNTIRTALISWSKSLAEDVAKDGVTVNSILTGLFDTDRIQSLTNLDAQRLGISYEEALQLRLKQVPAQRLGKPEEYGYLVAFLCSEYAGYLTGTNIPLDGGMLKGL, encoded by the coding sequence ATGGAAATCAATCTAAATGGGAAAAAGGCGTTGATCGGGGCGAGTTCTGCGGGTATAGGTGCAGGTATTGCCCAGGTGCTTGCTTCTTGCGGCGTATCTGTAACTTTAGCTTCCCGACATGAGGAAAAGCTACAGCGTACCTGTGAAAGTCTTGATACCTCTAAAGGACAGGTGCACCAATATATCCTAGTGGATTACAATGATCACGAAGCATACAAAAAGCAGATAGCACATTATTTTGAGTCGAATAAGGTTGATATTTTGATCAATAATTCGAATGGCCCACAAGCTGGAACCATAGACCAAAAAAATCTGGCGGATTACCAACATGCTTTTGAACTCTTATTTCAAAATCACTGTTACACAACCTCATGTGCGCATCCTTATATGTTGGCAAACCGATACGGGCGTATTATTAATGTATCTTCTTCAACAGTGAAAGAACCGGTATCTAATTTAGTGTTGTCCAATACGATCCGTACAGCATTGATTAGCTGGAGTAAATCGTTGGCCGAGGATGTCGCCAAAGACGGTGTGACTGTCAACAGCATCTTAACAGGTCTGTTTGATACGGATCGTATCCAGTCGCTAACTAACCTAGATGCACAACGTCTGGGAATTTCCTATGAGGAAGCGTTGCAATTGCGGTTAAAACAGGTTCCTGCACAGCGCCTGGGTAAGCCTGAAGAATACGGTTATCTCGTCGCTTTCCTTTGCTCCGAATATGCAGGTTATCTGACTGGGACCAATATTCCGCTGGATGGCGGTATGTTAAAAGGCTTATAA
- a CDS encoding YceI family protein, with the protein MNKFFQILAAAVLMVNAAAAQVKWSADPAHTNARFDVKHLGISFVDGEFTKVEGTVETATGTGFNNAKVNFSIDVNSIDTRIAARDNHLKTDDFFAAEKFPKMTLKSISFKNAKVKGKYIMIADLTIRDVTKKVTFDVTQNGGIITDPWGKTRAGFTAKTKINRQDFGIKYNDKLPSGVEAVASDVDIIVNTELVLN; encoded by the coding sequence ATGAATAAATTTTTCCAAATTCTGGCAGCAGCAGTATTAATGGTTAATGCCGCTGCAGCACAAGTAAAGTGGTCTGCTGACCCTGCGCACACAAATGCAAGATTCGATGTAAAACACCTTGGAATCAGCTTTGTTGACGGTGAATTCACAAAGGTAGAAGGTACAGTTGAAACTGCAACAGGAACAGGCTTTAACAATGCTAAAGTTAATTTTTCTATCGACGTCAACAGCATCGATACACGTATCGCTGCCCGTGACAATCATTTGAAGACCGATGATTTCTTTGCTGCGGAAAAATTCCCTAAAATGACATTAAAGTCTATCAGTTTTAAAAATGCGAAAGTAAAAGGAAAATATATTATGATAGCAGATTTGACTATTCGTGATGTAACGAAAAAAGTAACTTTCGATGTGACTCAAAATGGCGGAATCATTACCGACCCTTGGGGAAAAACACGTGCTGGCTTTACTGCTAAAACAAAAATTAACCGTCAGGATTTTGGCATCAAATACAATGATAAATTACCATCTGGTGTAGAGGCGGTTGCTTCTGATGTGGACATCATTGTCAATACCGAATTGGTTTTGAACTAA
- a CDS encoding Crp/Fnr family transcriptional regulator, giving the protein MEQFKEFVKQRIDVTEEELNDIVSRYQVRKIKKKEYFLRAGEVCHHEAYVISGLFKSFYVTADGIEHILQFAIEDWWIGDIASFNYQEPALQNIQALENSVVLTLSKKNKDKLYEDHPIFEKLSRIMAQRAQIASQHRIISSIGFTAQERYLDFIKRYPKIYPRISNMQLASYLGVTQEFLSRLKRQILKPNRNS; this is encoded by the coding sequence ATGGAACAATTCAAGGAATTTGTAAAACAACGTATTGATGTCACCGAGGAAGAACTGAATGACATCGTTTCACGTTATCAGGTAAGGAAAATAAAGAAAAAAGAATACTTTCTCCGTGCAGGCGAAGTCTGCCATCATGAGGCCTATGTGATCAGTGGTTTATTTAAATCATTCTATGTCACCGCCGATGGAATCGAACATATTCTACAGTTTGCGATTGAAGACTGGTGGATCGGCGATATCGCGAGCTTCAATTACCAGGAACCCGCACTACAAAACATCCAGGCCCTGGAAAACTCCGTGGTACTTACACTGTCAAAAAAAAATAAAGACAAACTCTACGAAGATCATCCAATCTTTGAGAAACTCTCCAGGATAATGGCCCAACGTGCACAAATAGCATCGCAGCACCGTATTATCTCGAGCATAGGTTTTACAGCACAAGAGCGGTATCTGGATTTCATCAAAAGGTATCCTAAAATCTACCCGCGGATCTCCAATATGCAATTAGCCTCCTATCTTGGTGTCACACAAGAGTTTTTAAGCCGTCTAAAAAGGCAAATATTGAAGCCTAATCGAAATTCTTGA
- a CDS encoding GNAT family N-acetyltransferase codes for MKFVAPNTLENDKVVLRIMEPADFDTLYQVAKDPLIWEQHPNKDRWKEDIFRLFFEGALASKAAYLILDKESGACIGSTRYYGLDEAEKSIFVGYTFYARAYWGAGINPLVKEMMFDFAFNFVDRIYLHVGAENFRSQTAVERLGATKVAEKMVSYVNEPERKNFEYALEKSTWLRAKR; via the coding sequence ATGAAGTTTGTTGCACCCAATACCCTTGAAAACGATAAGGTCGTATTACGAATCATGGAACCAGCGGATTTTGATACGTTGTATCAAGTTGCCAAAGATCCCCTGATCTGGGAACAGCATCCCAATAAGGACCGCTGGAAGGAAGATATTTTTCGCCTATTTTTTGAAGGCGCCTTAGCAAGTAAGGCTGCTTATTTAATCTTGGATAAGGAAAGTGGAGCCTGCATCGGTAGTACGCGGTATTATGGGCTTGATGAAGCTGAAAAATCGATTTTTGTTGGGTACACATTTTATGCCCGAGCCTATTGGGGCGCAGGAATAAATCCACTGGTCAAAGAGATGATGTTTGATTTTGCGTTCAATTTTGTAGATCGCATTTACCTACATGTAGGTGCTGAAAATTTTCGTTCTCAGACAGCAGTTGAGCGCTTAGGTGCAACTAAAGTGGCCGAAAAGATGGTCAGTTACGTGAATGAGCCTGAACGGAAAAATTTTGAATATGCATTGGAAAAATCCACTTGGCTTCGTGCCAAGAGATAA
- a CDS encoding DUF1634 domain-containing protein, whose amino-acid sequence MKQVFSKHYWGDKDISLLVGQILRIGVILASSILILGGILYLIVHGQETVPNYKDFMGEGDSNTTMTGIITGAFSRNIPQIIQLGVLLLICTPIVRVIGSLFGFVIEKDRLYIIITLIVLTVIIGSILSGVKG is encoded by the coding sequence ATGAAACAAGTATTTTCGAAACACTATTGGGGAGACAAGGACATCTCACTTTTGGTCGGACAAATTTTACGTATAGGCGTTATACTCGCCTCCTCTATTCTTATCCTCGGCGGTATCCTATACCTCATTGTTCATGGACAGGAAACCGTACCGAATTATAAAGATTTTATGGGTGAGGGAGATTCCAACACAACAATGACCGGAATTATTACCGGAGCATTCAGCAGAAACATTCCCCAAATTATACAGCTTGGTGTCCTTTTATTGATTTGCACCCCCATCGTAAGGGTGATTGGTTCATTATTTGGGTTTGTCATCGAAAAGGACAGGCTTTACATCATCATTACTTTGATCGTATTAACAGTCATTATCGGGAGTATTCTCAGCGGTGTCAAGGGATAA
- a CDS encoding sulfite exporter TauE/SafE family protein, which yields MTILTFTIILLLGAFVAGLLGSLTGLGGGVVVIPLLTLLFHVDIRYAIGAALLASIATSSGAATAYVKEGITNIRLGMFLEIATTIGAVIGAVIAIYMPTNTIAIIFGVVLIFSAAMTVRKKNEHALSGGSVLAEKLKLNSTYPADGKLIPYKLTNIAGGFSLMGVAGILSGLLGIGSGSLKVLAMDSMMKIPFKVSTTTSNFMIGVTAAASAVVYLQRGYMDPGIAFPVILGVLCGAITGSKLLKRMNPKTLRIIFAVAITLVALEMIFNGFQHKF from the coding sequence ATGACTATTCTCACCTTTACAATCATCCTTCTCCTGGGTGCTTTTGTAGCAGGGCTCTTAGGATCCCTGACAGGCTTAGGCGGAGGGGTCGTTGTCATCCCTTTATTGACTCTTCTGTTTCATGTCGACATCCGTTATGCCATTGGAGCCGCCTTGCTGGCTTCCATAGCGACTTCATCCGGTGCAGCCACAGCCTACGTCAAGGAAGGTATCACCAACATCCGGCTTGGGATGTTTCTTGAAATTGCAACCACCATTGGAGCAGTGATCGGCGCTGTTATTGCTATTTACATGCCTACAAATACCATTGCAATCATCTTTGGTGTTGTACTTATCTTCTCTGCAGCAATGACGGTCCGTAAGAAAAACGAACACGCACTTTCCGGCGGTTCGGTCCTGGCAGAAAAATTGAAGCTGAACAGTACCTATCCTGCTGATGGCAAATTAATTCCATACAAACTTACCAACATAGCCGGAGGCTTCTCTTTGATGGGAGTTGCCGGAATTCTTTCCGGTCTATTAGGAATCGGCTCAGGATCCCTTAAAGTTCTCGCAATGGACAGCATGATGAAAATACCCTTTAAAGTCAGTACGACAACGAGTAACTTTATGATCGGCGTCACCGCAGCCGCTTCTGCAGTGGTCTATTTACAAAGAGGCTATATGGATCCAGGTATTGCTTTTCCAGTTATCCTAGGCGTATTATGCGGCGCCATTACCGGATCCAAGCTCTTAAAACGTATGAATCCGAAGACTTTACGCATTATTTTCGCCGTCGCCATTACATTGGTGGCATTGGAAATGATCTTCAACGGATTCCAGCATAAATTCTAA
- a CDS encoding CusA/CzcA family heavy metal efflux RND transporter, translating to MNKFIKNIIAFSIKNKAFTFIWVGILAIAGFISFKSMPIEAFPDVTNTQITIITQWNGRSAEEVERFVTTPIELGMSPVQKKTSIRSTTMFGLSIVKIIFDDGVDDTFARNQVNNLMRSVSLPDNVDPEVQPPYGPTGEIFRYTLHSDQRNSRDLLTLQTWVIDRALRGVPGVADINVFGGQDLVYEISTDPIKLDKFNLTPLQVFDAVSKSNLNVGGDVIEKSGQSYVVRGIGLVNSINDIENITVINQKGNPVFVKNVAEVRESAMPRVGQAGFGKNDDVVAGTIVMRKGENPREVLTAVKAKIDELNNKILPKDVKMQTFYDRDNLMDFTTHTVMHNLIEGIVLVTLMVLLFMADWRTTVIVSIIIPLALLFAFLCLKLAGMSANLLSLGAVDFGIIIDGAVVMVEGIFVMLDHQAHKLGMEKFNKMAKAGWIKQTGTGLGKAIFFSKLIIITSLMPIFSFQKVEGKMFSPLAFTLGFALLGALLFTLTLVPALSHILLNKNVKERHNPFVEFWNRIVAKGFGFTFRNKRLSMIVAITLLAAVLFSAKFLGTEFLPTLNEGSLWVTAEMPMSTSLRESVKTTKLLKSTLETFPEVTGVLSQTGRSNDGTDPNGFGFVQFAVALKPKEEWTRKITMDQLIEEMDHKLKQFQGITYNYSQPISDNVAEAVAGFKAENGIKIFGDNLATLDRLAKEVYAQVKGIQGIKEPGIILNIGQPEVSVVLDRTRMAAFNVLPADAQAVLEMAFGGKTASILYDGERKFNIRLRYAPEYRKTEKDIAQLMVPCGDGTLIPLKSIATIEKDNGAAFIYRDNIKRYIGIKFSIRDRDLGSTIAEAQQKVSKIKLPEGYSIGWTGQFENQQRATHRLAQVVPISLIVIFFLLFILFGNIKDSLLVLANVPFALIGGIIALHVTGMNFGISAGVGMIALFGICIQNGVILISEFHQNKKEGLPNDQSIYKGVKSRTRPVVMTALMASIGLLPAALSTGIGSESQKPLAIVIIGGLISATILTLLVFPIIYDIFNRKEKVQQTIAE from the coding sequence ATGAACAAATTCATTAAAAATATCATTGCCTTTTCCATTAAAAATAAAGCATTTACCTTTATTTGGGTCGGTATTTTGGCTATAGCTGGTTTCATTAGCTTTAAAAGCATGCCTATTGAGGCATTTCCTGATGTAACCAATACACAAATAACCATCATTACCCAATGGAATGGAAGAAGTGCGGAGGAAGTCGAACGTTTTGTAACGACACCAATCGAACTGGGCATGAGTCCAGTTCAAAAGAAAACGAGCATACGGAGCACCACCATGTTTGGCCTCTCCATTGTTAAAATCATCTTTGACGATGGTGTAGATGACACTTTTGCCCGCAACCAGGTCAACAACCTCATGCGGTCTGTGAGCCTGCCCGACAATGTCGACCCTGAAGTGCAGCCCCCTTATGGCCCTACAGGAGAGATATTCCGTTATACATTACATAGCGATCAACGCAATTCACGCGACCTCCTTACTTTGCAGACCTGGGTCATTGACCGCGCTTTACGTGGTGTTCCAGGTGTAGCAGATATCAACGTTTTTGGTGGGCAGGATTTGGTTTACGAAATCAGTACTGACCCTATCAAACTAGACAAATTTAATCTGACTCCCTTGCAGGTATTTGATGCTGTCAGCAAAAGTAACCTGAATGTCGGTGGAGATGTCATCGAAAAAAGTGGCCAGTCCTACGTCGTACGCGGTATTGGTTTGGTCAACTCAATCAATGATATCGAAAACATCACTGTAATTAACCAAAAGGGAAATCCGGTCTTTGTTAAAAATGTAGCCGAAGTAAGAGAAAGCGCGATGCCCCGCGTGGGCCAAGCCGGTTTTGGTAAAAATGATGATGTGGTAGCAGGAACCATCGTAATGCGGAAAGGCGAAAATCCAAGAGAGGTTTTAACTGCGGTAAAAGCAAAGATAGACGAGCTCAACAACAAAATCCTTCCCAAAGATGTCAAAATGCAAACCTTCTATGACCGTGACAATCTCATGGATTTCACGACCCATACCGTTATGCATAACTTGATTGAGGGTATTGTACTCGTCACCTTAATGGTATTGCTTTTTATGGCAGATTGGCGCACTACGGTCATCGTTTCCATTATCATACCTCTCGCCTTACTTTTTGCCTTTCTATGCCTTAAACTAGCAGGCATGAGTGCCAACTTGCTTTCTCTAGGCGCTGTAGACTTTGGTATTATCATCGACGGTGCCGTCGTCATGGTTGAAGGGATATTTGTCATGTTGGACCACCAAGCCCATAAGCTGGGCATGGAGAAATTCAACAAAATGGCCAAAGCAGGTTGGATCAAACAGACAGGAACAGGCCTAGGAAAAGCAATCTTTTTCTCCAAGCTAATTATCATCACCTCCTTGATGCCTATATTCTCCTTCCAAAAAGTTGAAGGAAAAATGTTCTCGCCACTGGCCTTTACCCTGGGTTTTGCTTTACTGGGTGCATTACTGTTTACCTTGACACTCGTTCCCGCTTTATCGCATATTCTGCTCAATAAAAATGTAAAAGAAAGACACAATCCATTTGTTGAATTCTGGAATAGAATTGTCGCCAAGGGTTTTGGATTTACATTCCGAAACAAGCGTCTGAGTATGATCGTTGCAATTACTTTACTAGCGGCAGTCTTATTTTCTGCAAAATTTTTAGGAACTGAATTTTTACCGACATTAAATGAAGGGTCTCTATGGGTTACTGCAGAAATGCCGATGAGTACTTCTTTACGTGAATCGGTTAAAACTACCAAACTGTTAAAGAGTACTTTGGAAACCTTTCCTGAGGTCACCGGCGTACTGTCGCAAACAGGACGGAGCAACGATGGTACCGACCCCAATGGCTTTGGCTTTGTTCAGTTTGCTGTGGCCCTAAAACCTAAAGAGGAATGGACACGTAAAATCACCATGGATCAGTTGATCGAAGAAATGGACCATAAACTCAAACAATTTCAGGGTATTACCTATAACTATTCACAGCCTATTTCGGATAATGTTGCCGAAGCCGTTGCTGGTTTCAAGGCCGAAAACGGCATCAAGATCTTTGGCGATAACCTCGCGACCTTAGACCGTCTGGCGAAAGAAGTTTATGCTCAGGTCAAAGGTATTCAAGGCATTAAAGAACCCGGTATTATTCTCAATATTGGTCAGCCCGAAGTGAGTGTGGTATTGGATCGGACGCGTATGGCAGCTTTCAATGTGCTACCGGCAGATGCACAGGCGGTACTGGAAATGGCCTTCGGCGGAAAGACCGCTTCCATTTTGTACGATGGTGAACGCAAATTTAACATTCGCCTACGCTACGCCCCCGAATATCGAAAAACAGAAAAAGATATTGCACAGCTGATGGTTCCATGTGGTGATGGTACATTAATTCCTTTGAAAAGTATCGCGACCATTGAAAAAGATAATGGTGCTGCTTTTATCTATCGCGACAACATCAAACGCTATATCGGCATCAAATTTTCCATCCGCGACCGTGACTTAGGAAGCACCATTGCTGAAGCACAACAAAAAGTAAGTAAAATTAAGCTTCCGGAAGGATATTCCATCGGTTGGACTGGACAATTTGAAAATCAGCAGCGTGCTACCCACCGTCTAGCACAGGTGGTACCAATCAGCTTGATCGTCATTTTCTTCCTATTGTTTATTCTATTCGGGAATATCAAAGATTCGCTGCTCGTATTGGCCAACGTTCCTTTTGCGCTTATCGGTGGAATTATTGCCTTACACGTTACAGGTATGAATTTTGGAATTTCGGCTGGCGTAGGTATGATTGCATTATTCGGGATATGTATCCAGAATGGGGTTATCCTGATCTCGGAATTCCACCAGAACAAGAAGGAAGGTCTACCCAATGACCAATCAATTTATAAAGGTGTAAAATCGCGAACACGACCTGTGGTCATGACAGCTCTAATGGCTTCCATCGGATTATTGCCAGCTGCATTATCGACCGGTATAGGTTCGGAATCACAAAAACCTTTGGCGATCGTCATCATTGGCGGACTAATCTCAGCGACGATATTGACGTTGTTGGTATTTCCAATCATCTACGATATCTTCAACAGAAAAGAAAAGGTACAACAAACAATCGCTGAATAA
- a CDS encoding efflux RND transporter periplasmic adaptor subunit has product MSTKKLLIATVAIVLLYACQNHKETDNAAIVKGFEISETMLKSTSFATVKKENVTEELNFFGKISADQNNYIDIFPLVGGNVVSVNVSLGDYVHKGQVLATIRSTEVAGIQKDLSDAKTDVLLAEKNYRVAEDMYNGKLSTDKDMLEAKGQLTKAKEQLRRSEAVSQIYNVRTGNIYSVVSPIDGYIVQKNINKDMQLRSDRSDNIFDVANTKDVWAILNVNETDIDKISMGMPAIVSTLSYPDKKFQGSIDKIFKIIDPQTNSMQARVVLDNKDGLLIPDSKATIKVLHRSNTEALAVPSDAVIFDQNKYFVLIYKSQNDIKIREILPIKQNEGTTYMATGLQEGEKVVVNNKLLIYRALNN; this is encoded by the coding sequence ATGTCAACTAAAAAACTTCTTATAGCCACTGTGGCAATAGTGCTACTTTACGCTTGCCAAAATCATAAAGAAACAGATAATGCAGCCATTGTCAAAGGTTTCGAAATTAGTGAGACGATGCTTAAATCGACAAGTTTTGCTACGGTTAAAAAAGAAAATGTGACCGAAGAACTCAACTTTTTTGGAAAGATATCGGCCGATCAAAACAATTACATCGATATTTTCCCACTTGTTGGAGGGAATGTTGTCTCCGTGAATGTTTCTTTGGGTGATTATGTCCATAAAGGTCAGGTATTGGCAACCATCAGAAGTACGGAAGTTGCCGGTATACAAAAGGATCTTTCGGATGCCAAAACCGATGTATTACTCGCCGAGAAAAACTACCGTGTAGCCGAAGACATGTATAATGGCAAACTGAGTACAGATAAAGACATGTTGGAAGCAAAAGGACAATTAACCAAAGCCAAAGAGCAACTACGCCGTTCAGAAGCTGTAAGTCAGATTTACAATGTTCGTACAGGCAATATTTATTCGGTCGTATCTCCAATCGATGGTTACATCGTTCAAAAAAACATCAATAAGGACATGCAGCTGCGTAGTGACCGCAGCGACAACATCTTCGATGTGGCCAATACAAAAGATGTATGGGCAATTCTTAACGTCAACGAAACGGATATCGATAAGATTAGTATGGGCATGCCAGCTATTGTGTCTACCCTGAGTTACCCGGACAAAAAATTTCAGGGCAGTATCGATAAAATCTTTAAGATCATCGATCCACAGACGAATTCAATGCAGGCACGGGTGGTGCTAGACAATAAGGATGGTTTACTTATTCCGGATAGTAAAGCGACCATTAAAGTATTGCATCGCTCCAATACTGAAGCGCTCGCAGTTCCTTCCGATGCGGTTATTTTCGATCAAAACAAATATTTCGTATTAATCTATAAATCCCAAAATGATATTAAGATTCGCGAAATATTGCCGATCAAACAAAATGAAGGAACAACCTACATGGCTACGGGGCTACAGGAAGGTGAAAAAGTTGTTGTCAACAATAAACTTTTGATCTATAGAGCACTGAATAATTAA